In Actinoplanes sp. NBC_00393, a single genomic region encodes these proteins:
- a CDS encoding sensor histidine kinase, whose protein sequence is MNVHGWRVTAQQHPHVVDAGIAGLVALGCGLVLTGRTGATVEPATALDWATVVLSPIPLIWRRDAPVLVFCAVTALFWASNAAGAQSPAAFVVSLTALHAVARYRPARFAWPTAALAVLVGFDNRLEPARAWGAFAALAAVTVAVVLIGMNQRTRAAYLSALEDRARLAVAEERARIAREMHDVVAHHLAVMVALSDGAAATAPGAPQRAADVMGQVSATGRQALGEMRRLVGLLRGTSEPGESTRAPQPGFDDIDALVDRIRAAGVRVIVRREGTPGPWGPGAGLVVYRIVQEALTNTLKHAGPRATAEVTVRYLADGADVSVVDDGAGRAARQPAPDGRHGLAGMLERAAAYGGRVGAGPRDGPGWQVHATLTFDRAGTRA, encoded by the coding sequence ATGAACGTGCACGGATGGCGCGTCACGGCTCAACAGCACCCCCACGTGGTCGACGCCGGCATCGCCGGGCTGGTCGCGCTCGGCTGCGGCCTGGTGCTGACCGGCCGGACCGGTGCGACCGTCGAGCCCGCCACCGCCCTGGACTGGGCGACCGTGGTCCTGTCGCCGATCCCGCTGATCTGGCGCCGCGACGCACCCGTGCTGGTCTTCTGCGCCGTGACCGCGCTGTTCTGGGCATCCAACGCGGCCGGCGCGCAGTCCCCGGCCGCGTTCGTGGTCAGCCTGACCGCTCTGCACGCCGTAGCCCGATACCGTCCGGCCCGGTTCGCGTGGCCGACCGCCGCGCTGGCCGTACTCGTCGGGTTCGACAACCGGCTGGAGCCGGCCCGGGCGTGGGGCGCCTTCGCCGCGCTGGCGGCGGTGACGGTCGCCGTCGTCCTGATCGGCATGAACCAGCGCACGCGTGCGGCGTACCTGAGCGCCCTGGAGGACCGCGCCCGGCTCGCGGTCGCCGAGGAACGGGCGCGGATCGCCCGCGAGATGCACGACGTCGTCGCCCACCACCTGGCCGTCATGGTCGCGCTCTCCGACGGCGCGGCGGCCACCGCGCCCGGCGCGCCGCAACGCGCCGCCGACGTGATGGGCCAGGTCTCCGCCACCGGACGCCAGGCCCTGGGCGAGATGCGCCGGCTGGTCGGCCTGCTGCGCGGCACGTCCGAGCCGGGCGAGAGCACCCGCGCGCCGCAGCCCGGATTCGACGACATCGACGCGCTGGTCGACCGGATCCGGGCGGCCGGAGTACGGGTCATCGTGCGCCGCGAGGGCACACCGGGTCCGTGGGGTCCGGGCGCCGGACTGGTCGTCTACCGGATCGTGCAGGAGGCGCTGACCAACACCCTCAAACACGCCGGGCCGCGGGCCACCGCCGAGGTCACGGTGCGCTACCTCGCGGACGGGGCTGACGTGTCGGTCGTCGACGACGGCGCCGGCCGGGCCGCCCGGCAGCCGGCGCCCGACGGCCGGCACGGGCTGGCCGGCATGCTGGAACGCGCCGCCGCATACGGTGGCCGCGTCGGCGCAGGTCCCCGCGACGGGCCGGGCTGGCAGGTGCACGCGACGCTCACCTTCGACCGGGCCGGAACCCGCGCATGA